From the genome of Deinococcus sp. JMULE3, one region includes:
- a CDS encoding diguanylate cyclase domain-containing protein, translating to MRARTSRTSERRITTRRAARQPLKTRLWLLLALLLTQGLTLLVALVGQQQLSGQAQRAQAQAALEQLVRVTSDNVQGYLRSAAQIVQVNRTNVQSGLLSADDPSGTLTNFHALLDNVPQLNGMLVGHADGRFTFLRRDGPGDTGRYSRVIEVRPQRRVTTTRYDARGLPTSQSSAPSDYDPRTRPWYRQAQAQPGRLVWTEPYVFASSQQPGVTVAASAAAPGGTVVVGADVQLRQLASFLQGLQVSARGRAFVTDAGGHAIAASREWPVTVQGRVPLLREVADPALRALLDDRSRLTPGRGTHWFQVGGEPYGVVLQPFEVQPGVTWTVGVYAPTADFPGPARPRPLAFVLLISLAGSLLAWLLVLRATRPIEALQRQATTDPLTGLPNRASFLAQLEETRAGGGLLAVAIFDLDGFKSVNDTFGHHAGDEVLHAVGARMLAALRAGDTLGRLGGDEFALLVQATSREEIRLRVEGALQAIARQPVVVDGVPHDLNATAGLAFHEAGRGGTVGQLLARADTALIRGKRRGKGRVWLDGEVTMPTLFR from the coding sequence TTGCGCGCCCGCACCTCCCGCACATCCGAACGCCGCATCACAACCCGCCGCGCGGCCCGCCAGCCGCTGAAGACGCGGCTGTGGCTGCTGCTGGCGCTGCTGCTCACGCAGGGGCTCACGCTGCTGGTCGCGCTGGTCGGGCAGCAGCAGCTCAGCGGTCAGGCGCAGCGGGCGCAGGCGCAGGCGGCGCTGGAACAGCTCGTGCGGGTCACGTCCGACAACGTGCAGGGGTACCTGCGTTCGGCAGCGCAGATCGTGCAGGTGAACCGCACGAACGTCCAGTCGGGCCTGCTCAGCGCCGACGACCCGTCGGGCACCCTCACGAACTTCCACGCGCTGCTGGACAACGTCCCGCAACTGAATGGCATGCTGGTCGGCCACGCGGACGGCCGCTTCACGTTCCTGCGCCGCGACGGTCCCGGCGACACCGGCCGGTACTCGCGGGTCATCGAGGTCCGCCCGCAGCGGCGCGTCACGACCACCCGCTACGACGCGCGCGGCCTCCCCACCAGTCAGAGCAGCGCGCCCAGCGACTACGATCCCCGCACGCGCCCCTGGTACCGGCAGGCGCAGGCGCAGCCCGGCAGGCTCGTCTGGACGGAACCGTACGTGTTCGCGTCGTCGCAGCAGCCGGGCGTGACGGTCGCCGCGAGTGCCGCCGCGCCCGGCGGGACCGTCGTGGTGGGCGCGGACGTGCAACTGCGCCAGCTGGCCTCGTTCCTGCAGGGCCTGCAGGTCAGTGCGCGCGGCCGGGCGTTCGTGACCGACGCCGGCGGGCACGCCATCGCCGCCAGCCGCGAGTGGCCGGTCACGGTCCAGGGCCGCGTGCCGCTGCTGCGCGAGGTGGCCGACCCGGCCCTGCGCGCGCTGCTGGACGACCGCAGCCGCCTCACGCCGGGGCGCGGCACGCACTGGTTCCAGGTGGGCGGCGAACCGTACGGGGTGGTCCTGCAACCCTTCGAGGTGCAGCCCGGCGTCACCTGGACCGTCGGGGTGTACGCCCCCACCGCCGACTTCCCCGGCCCGGCCCGGCCGCGCCCGCTGGCGTTCGTGCTGCTGATCAGTCTGGCGGGCAGCCTGCTGGCGTGGCTGCTCGTGCTGCGCGCCACGCGGCCCATCGAGGCCCTGCAGCGGCAGGCGACGACCGACCCGCTGACCGGCCTGCCCAACCGCGCGAGTTTCCTGGCGCAACTGGAAGAAACCCGCGCGGGCGGCGGGCTGCTGGCCGTGGCGATCTTCGACCTGGACGGCTTCAAGAGCGTGAACGACACCTTCGGGCACCACGCGGGGGACGAAGTGCTGCACGCGGTCGGCGCGCGGATGCTCGCGGCGCTGCGCGCCGGGGACACCCTGGGCCGCCTGGGCGGGGACGAGTTCGCGCTGCTGGTGCAGGCCACCTCCCGCGAGGAGATCCGCCTGCGGGTCGAGGGAGCGCTGCAGGCCATCGCGCGGCAGCCGGTCGTGGTGGACGGCGTGCCGCACGACCTGAACGCCACGGCCGGACTGGCCTTCCACGAGGCGGGACGGGGCGGCACCGTGGGCCAACTGCTGGCCCGCGCGGACACCGCCCTGATCCGCGGCAAACGGCGCGGGAAGGGCCGCGTGTGGCTGGACGGCGAGGTCACCATGCCCACCCTGTTCCGCTGA
- a CDS encoding 2Fe-2S iron-sulfur cluster-binding protein: MTQQLTVQVQGFGEIQANAGERLVLALERGGVDVLHRCGGVARCTTCRVSFQEGEPDAMTAAEFDKLTEKDLLGQARLSCQIECVPGMSVTPLQTASSSGLEPGKAPAEQIEPDPVWTTRPGASTEG; encoded by the coding sequence ATGACGCAACAACTGACGGTGCAGGTACAGGGCTTCGGAGAGATTCAGGCGAACGCCGGGGAGCGGCTGGTGCTGGCCCTGGAACGGGGCGGCGTGGACGTCCTGCACCGCTGCGGCGGCGTGGCGCGCTGCACGACCTGCCGCGTCAGCTTCCAGGAGGGCGAACCGGACGCCATGACCGCCGCCGAGTTCGACAAGCTGACCGAGAAGGACCTGCTGGGGCAGGCGCGACTGTCCTGCCAGATCGAGTGCGTGCCCGGTATGAGCGTCACGCCCCTGCAGACGGCCAGCAGCAGCGGCCTGGAGCCCGGCAAGGCTCCCGCCGAACAGATCGAACCGGACCCGGTGTGGACCACCCGGCCCGGCGCGTCCACCGAGGGCTGA
- a CDS encoding DUF421 domain-containing protein: protein MSAEVVPFDWARMFLGDTPPLFLLEIVFRTTVIFGWLLLLLRFTGKRGLAQLSPLELAIVIGLGSAAGDPMFYPEVPLLHAMLVMAVVVGFQTLMARLVIRSERVETFMEGVPVELVRDGVLSGRALSASNLSREDLFERLRAQGVRQLGEVQRAYFEQDGNLTVFTHAQDAPPGLPVVPPWDLEPPRIVQPGEAVSGALACLGCGTTRDASGQQDAGALAACACGSDRFTSATTDPLAPPRPTGTSRPPGDHMDSG from the coding sequence ATGAGCGCTGAGGTGGTGCCCTTCGACTGGGCGCGGATGTTCCTGGGGGACACACCGCCGCTGTTCCTGCTGGAGATCGTCTTCCGCACGACCGTCATCTTCGGGTGGCTGCTGCTGCTGCTGCGCTTCACCGGGAAGCGTGGACTGGCGCAGCTGAGTCCGCTGGAACTCGCCATCGTGATCGGGCTGGGGTCCGCTGCCGGGGACCCGATGTTCTACCCGGAGGTGCCGCTGCTGCACGCCATGCTGGTCATGGCGGTCGTGGTGGGCTTCCAGACGCTGATGGCGCGGCTGGTGATCCGCAGTGAACGCGTCGAGACCTTCATGGAGGGCGTCCCGGTGGAACTCGTGCGGGACGGGGTGCTCAGTGGCCGCGCGCTGAGCGCGTCGAACCTCAGCCGCGAGGACCTGTTCGAACGCCTGCGTGCCCAGGGCGTCCGGCAGCTGGGCGAGGTGCAACGCGCGTACTTCGAGCAGGACGGCAACCTCACCGTGTTCACCCACGCGCAGGACGCCCCGCCGGGACTGCCGGTCGTGCCGCCCTGGGACCTCGAACCCCCCAGGATCGTGCAGCCTGGCGAGGCCGTCAGCGGCGCACTGGCGTGCCTGGGCTGCGGCACCACCCGCGACGCGTCGGGACAGCAGGACGCGGGCGCACTGGCGGCCTGCGCGTGCGGCAGTGACCGCTTCACGTCGGCCACCACCGACCCGCTGGCCCCCCCGCGACCGACCGGGACGTCCCGACCGCCGGGTGATCATATGGACTCCGGTTGA
- a CDS encoding response regulator, producing the protein MNPADINPPITVLVVDDSVSVRKALERILAPQGYLIRMADSAENALESLEPLPDLVLADILMPGMSGLELTRIMSDRGLNVPVMLMSGIVDEVTQRDAQQAGARGVLRKPFTPAELLPAIEPQVMAALDARAQRGGAAPAAQAGAPQPAPAQPSTAQPSPVQPSPMQPAPAQPVPVAAQPAPTPTQPTPAPSTPVQPTPVPTPAQPAAFQPPPGTPAQPAFTPAPTAPAHSGPLAGLDRVGGVLGATLYDADGDRQDHFGPELSESFAMYARFMVTAAATASHHLNRGDLGSILLSYAGQTLLLSPHRDGQLVALLASSDAAPAAQRWQASQHN; encoded by the coding sequence ATGAACCCAGCTGACATCAACCCACCCATCACCGTTCTGGTCGTGGACGACTCCGTGAGCGTCCGCAAGGCCCTGGAACGCATCCTGGCCCCGCAGGGCTACCTGATCCGCATGGCCGACAGCGCCGAGAACGCCCTGGAGAGCCTCGAACCCCTGCCGGACCTCGTGCTGGCCGACATCCTGATGCCCGGCATGAGCGGTCTGGAACTCACCCGGATCATGAGCGACCGCGGCCTGAACGTCCCCGTGATGCTCATGAGCGGCATCGTGGACGAGGTCACGCAGCGCGACGCGCAGCAGGCCGGAGCGCGCGGCGTGCTGCGCAAGCCCTTCACGCCGGCTGAACTGCTGCCCGCCATCGAACCGCAGGTCATGGCGGCCCTGGACGCCCGCGCCCAGCGTGGCGGGGCCGCCCCAGCAGCGCAGGCGGGCGCACCGCAGCCCGCGCCAGCCCAGCCCAGCACAGCACAACCCAGCCCAGTGCAGCCCAGTCCGATGCAGCCCGCGCCCGCGCAGCCGGTCCCGGTGGCGGCGCAGCCCGCACCCACCCCCACGCAGCCCACTCCTGCGCCGTCCACCCCGGTGCAGCCCACGCCCGTGCCGACCCCGGCGCAGCCCGCCGCATTCCAGCCCCCGCCGGGCACCCCCGCGCAGCCGGCGTTCACGCCCGCCCCGACCGCGCCCGCGCACAGCGGTCCGCTGGCCGGACTCGACCGGGTCGGCGGCGTGCTGGGCGCCACGCTGTACGACGCCGACGGTGACCGCCAGGATCACTTCGGGCCGGAACTGTCCGAGAGCTTCGCGATGTACGCCCGCTTCATGGTGACCGCCGCCGCCACCGCCAGCCACCACCTGAACCGCGGGGACCTGGGCAGCATCCTGCTCAGCTACGCCGGGCAGACCCTCCTCCTGAGCCCCCACCGCGACGGCCAGCTCGTCGCGCTGCTCGCCAGCAGCGACGCCGCGCCCGCCGCGCAACGCTGGCAGGCCTCGCAGCACAACTGA
- a CDS encoding DUF4388 domain-containing protein, translating to MTLGDGAACLVVSPHLSRALSHAALIEAAGWSATTAAGGLHALTQIEREQPVLVTIDPALEDLSPADLHEILRDDPATAQTIVLIPGAQRPARYGGPFDVPVPAGRTAPEALARALQVLGGATAPRWHDPEAAALSGELSTLPLTDILLCAQDLQLSGLLLIDAAQPAHLVLRRGEIIDAECGDRTAPQSVTHLLSARAPGSFRFHLMSPDPLDAYPRGVTVPTARLLMEAAVHEDHAHAAPHQSALEAS from the coding sequence ATGACCCTGGGCGACGGGGCCGCCTGCCTGGTGGTGTCCCCCCACCTGTCACGCGCCCTGTCGCACGCCGCGCTGATCGAGGCCGCAGGCTGGAGCGCCACCACCGCCGCCGGAGGCCTGCACGCCCTCACGCAGATCGAACGGGAGCAACCCGTCCTGGTCACCATCGACCCGGCCCTGGAAGACCTGAGCCCCGCCGACCTGCACGAAATCCTGCGCGACGACCCCGCCACCGCGCAGACCATCGTCCTGATTCCCGGCGCGCAGCGCCCCGCCCGCTACGGCGGACCCTTCGACGTGCCCGTCCCCGCCGGACGCACCGCGCCCGAGGCGCTGGCCCGCGCCCTGCAGGTGCTGGGCGGCGCGACCGCGCCCCGATGGCACGACCCGGAGGCCGCCGCGCTGAGCGGCGAACTGAGCACCCTGCCCCTGACCGACATCCTGCTGTGCGCGCAGGACCTGCAACTCTCGGGTCTGCTGCTGATCGACGCGGCGCAACCCGCCCACCTGGTGCTGCGCCGGGGTGAGATCATCGACGCCGAATGCGGCGACCGCACGGCTCCGCAATCGGTCACGCACCTGCTCAGCGCCCGCGCGCCCGGCAGCTTCCGCTTTCATCTCATGTCCCCGGACCCGCTGGACGCGTACCCTCGGGGAGTGACGGTCCCCACCGCCCGCCTGCTCATGGAGGCGGCCGTGCACGAGGACCACGCCCACGCCGCTCCGCACCAATCCGCCCTGGAGGCCTCATGA
- a CDS encoding hybrid sensor histidine kinase/response regulator, translating into MTSLNSPVMDPELTATYLQDARSVAAGLEDATVDLWVPDDRPRALDTLWVLSHRLHGTAGLYGHPQTAALAALLERLMEGRAHLNTDDAVPILTEILERANTCFGQALNRIEQGQSEGDVGLLFAELGGPAQVTDLLRTQPFALQARQARSDTQEEPPFAVVNAAIWEDFGPEAAELAATLRSGLHADTPDLTALFRAAHTLKGSSAMVGLSDMAEVGHAMEDLLGAAREDAVTLDRALPLIDDGLNVVDLVLAHAEGQVRESPQLRIQGYRAAVAALLSGQDPATLIPTPEAAVTPVPEARLSVRVDSGRLDGMLDDVAGLVAARARLNGVLLRQQQIARSLDAAHERVQRTVRDFEERYLNPNLTPGGASAGVPLDRLPGQARPGTDLGLQDRLADFGALELDSYDDLNILARAVTELSADLVEVRAQTAQAISTLGDELTGLEKLTRQLRVELSRARLVPLERVTAPLHRWAGRRDDLKLTVTGEDSLIDAQYAAPLGQALLHLLTNAAVHGAQSPEERAAHGKPALLQVGVDAHVSDGHLHVTVRDDGRGLNFEALRQRALQSGHLSAGELNVMTDEQTAQLVFLPGLSTAAQVTQEAGRGVGMDAVRDAITRLGGRVSISSAPGQGTATTLHVPVAQQITDVLVLRAGNARVAVLASQVQGMTVLDGDAPHGSVDLSALWGETPAPTRYVARLSVPEADGGTLHVIVDEFQSIEEIVLRPAGNLLSPLEYLSGMTTLNDEHGQAYPVAVLNPAGLRRARAAQRTATSAATQSAGRILLVDDSLSVRRHVGRSLERFGYQVATASDGQEALERLLAGEQADLLLSDLEMPRMNGFELLRAVRSSPAHAGLPVVIMTTRAGEKHQQLAMELGANDYLAKPAEERLLHRRLDALLAAGVRA; encoded by the coding sequence GTGACGTCCCTCAACTCCCCGGTCATGGACCCGGAACTGACCGCCACCTACCTGCAGGACGCCCGCAGCGTCGCCGCCGGGCTGGAGGACGCCACCGTCGACCTGTGGGTCCCCGACGACCGCCCCCGCGCCCTGGACACCCTGTGGGTCCTCAGCCACCGCCTGCACGGCACGGCGGGCCTGTACGGCCACCCGCAGACCGCCGCGCTCGCCGCGCTGCTCGAACGCCTGATGGAAGGGCGCGCGCACCTGAACACCGACGACGCCGTGCCGATCCTCACGGAGATCCTCGAACGCGCCAACACCTGCTTCGGGCAGGCCCTGAACCGCATCGAACAGGGCCAGAGCGAGGGCGACGTGGGCCTGCTGTTCGCCGAACTGGGCGGCCCCGCCCAGGTGACCGACCTGCTGCGCACCCAGCCTTTCGCGCTGCAGGCCCGGCAGGCCCGCAGCGACACCCAGGAGGAACCGCCCTTCGCGGTCGTGAACGCCGCCATCTGGGAGGACTTCGGTCCGGAAGCGGCTGAACTGGCCGCCACGCTGCGCAGCGGCCTGCACGCCGACACGCCCGACCTGACCGCGCTGTTCCGCGCCGCGCACACCCTGAAGGGCAGCAGCGCCATGGTGGGCCTGAGTGACATGGCCGAGGTCGGGCACGCCATGGAGGACCTGCTGGGCGCCGCCCGCGAGGACGCCGTCACCCTGGACCGCGCGTTGCCCCTGATCGACGACGGCCTGAACGTCGTGGATCTCGTGCTCGCGCACGCCGAGGGACAGGTCCGGGAATCCCCGCAGCTGCGCATCCAGGGCTACCGCGCCGCCGTCGCCGCGCTGCTCAGCGGACAGGACCCCGCCACGCTGATCCCCACGCCCGAGGCGGCAGTCACGCCCGTCCCCGAGGCGCGCCTGAGCGTCCGCGTGGACAGCGGCCGCCTGGACGGCATGCTCGACGACGTCGCCGGACTGGTCGCCGCCCGCGCCCGCCTGAACGGCGTGCTGCTGCGCCAGCAGCAGATCGCCCGCAGCCTCGACGCCGCGCACGAACGCGTGCAGCGCACCGTCCGCGACTTCGAGGAACGCTACCTGAACCCCAACCTGACCCCCGGCGGGGCCAGCGCCGGGGTGCCGCTGGACCGCCTGCCCGGTCAGGCCAGGCCCGGCACGGACCTGGGACTGCAGGACCGACTCGCGGACTTCGGCGCGCTGGAACTCGACAGTTACGACGACCTGAACATCCTCGCGCGGGCCGTGACCGAGCTGAGCGCCGACCTCGTGGAGGTCCGCGCGCAGACCGCGCAGGCCATCAGCACGCTCGGCGACGAACTGACCGGCCTGGAAAAACTCACGCGTCAGCTGCGCGTGGAACTCAGCCGCGCCCGCCTCGTCCCGCTGGAGCGCGTCACGGCGCCCCTGCACCGCTGGGCCGGACGCCGCGACGACCTGAAACTCACCGTGACCGGCGAGGACAGCCTGATCGACGCGCAGTACGCCGCGCCGCTCGGACAGGCGCTGCTGCACCTGCTGACCAACGCCGCCGTGCACGGCGCGCAGAGCCCCGAGGAACGCGCCGCGCACGGCAAACCCGCCCTGCTGCAGGTCGGCGTGGACGCCCACGTCTCCGACGGGCACCTGCACGTCACCGTGCGCGACGACGGACGGGGATTGAACTTCGAGGCGCTGCGCCAGCGCGCCCTGCAGTCCGGGCACCTCAGCGCCGGGGAACTGAACGTCATGACCGACGAGCAGACCGCGCAACTGGTGTTCCTGCCCGGCCTGAGCACCGCCGCGCAGGTCACGCAGGAAGCCGGACGCGGCGTCGGCATGGACGCCGTGCGCGACGCCATCACCCGCCTGGGCGGCCGCGTCAGCATCAGCAGCGCTCCCGGCCAGGGCACCGCCACCACCCTGCACGTCCCGGTCGCGCAGCAGATCACCGACGTGCTCGTCCTGCGCGCCGGGAATGCCCGCGTCGCCGTGCTCGCCAGTCAGGTGCAGGGCATGACCGTCCTCGACGGCGACGCCCCGCACGGCAGCGTCGACCTCAGCGCCCTGTGGGGCGAGACGCCGGCCCCCACCCGCTACGTGGCCCGCCTGTCGGTCCCCGAAGCGGACGGCGGCACCCTGCACGTCATCGTGGACGAATTCCAGAGCATCGAGGAAATCGTGCTGCGCCCCGCCGGGAACCTCCTGAGCCCCCTGGAGTACCTGAGCGGCATGACCACCCTGAACGACGAGCACGGCCAGGCGTACCCGGTCGCCGTGCTGAACCCCGCCGGACTGCGCCGCGCCCGCGCCGCCCAGCGCACCGCGACCAGCGCCGCCACCCAGAGCGCCGGACGCATCCTGCTCGTCGACGACAGCCTCAGCGTGCGCCGCCACGTGGGCCGCAGCCTGGAACGCTTCGGGTACCAGGTCGCCACCGCCAGCGACGGTCAGGAAGCCCTGGAACGCCTCCTGGCGGGCGAGCAGGCCGACCTGCTCCTGAGCGACCTGGAAATGCCCCGCATGAACGGCTTCGAACTGCTGCGCGCCGTGCGCTCCAGCCCCGCCCACGCCGGGCTGCCCGTGGTCATCATGACCACCCGCGCCGGTGAGAAACACCAGCAGCTCGCCATGGAACTCGGCGCGAACGACTACCTCGCCAAACCCGCCGAGGAACGCCTGCTGCACCGCCGACTCGACGCCCTGCTCGCCGCCGGGGTCCGCGCATGA
- a CDS encoding methyl-accepting chemotaxis protein, translating to MLDPVAESFHTMEATLRILPRLSAGMNLAALTTEAGRREAGDDSAYLNVLRDLNVSLQEALSSYNSSVDRIIRADPETGKAMGEVAQKLSDAVTPALADLGGAIEAGNLNGVDLQGIQNSALLQVGAAFNTGNELLASQLQQRVQDTQRQRLLSLIAIIAALVIAFTLLIRLSRAIVKPLSELTRASRAVSGGDLNVVVPVQTRDELGYMAYTFNNATSQLRVNEEKNVAERDEAAKLQNNIGSFLDVTMDIAGGDLTRRGVVTDDVLGNVVDSINLMVDELGQVLGEVQKASMSVTDASRDMLSTTDQIVKGADTTTQETRRVADQVRAVTDGFREMAEAAQQSAESARQALEASQQGREAVLGTLDGMQNIRREVQGVARRIKTLGERSLEIQEIVDTISRLSSQTNLLALNASIEAAGAGAAGSRFAIVADEVRKLADSSAQATARIASLIRTVQLEITEVVTSVEDNTREVEQGYRVAAVAGERIEQLGKLAAESAQFAERINTATTEQVRSVEQVSEAVQQIGQVAESSNESVEQGRAAARRLQHLAQNLLQSLSRFKIPS from the coding sequence ATGCTCGACCCGGTCGCGGAGTCCTTCCACACCATGGAAGCCACCCTGCGCATCCTGCCGCGCCTCTCGGCCGGGATGAACCTCGCCGCGCTGACCACCGAGGCCGGACGCCGTGAAGCCGGTGACGACAGCGCCTACCTGAACGTGCTGCGCGACCTGAACGTCAGCCTGCAGGAAGCCCTGTCGTCCTACAACTCCAGCGTGGACCGCATCATCCGTGCCGACCCCGAGACCGGCAAGGCCATGGGGGAGGTCGCGCAGAAACTCAGTGACGCCGTCACCCCCGCCCTGGCCGACCTGGGCGGCGCCATCGAGGCCGGCAACCTGAACGGCGTCGACCTGCAGGGCATCCAGAACAGCGCGCTGCTGCAGGTCGGGGCCGCGTTCAACACCGGGAACGAACTGCTCGCCAGCCAGCTGCAGCAGCGCGTGCAGGACACCCAGCGTCAGCGTCTGCTGTCCCTGATCGCCATCATCGCGGCGCTGGTCATCGCGTTCACGCTGCTGATCCGCCTGTCGCGCGCCATCGTCAAGCCCCTCTCGGAACTGACCCGCGCCAGCCGCGCCGTGTCCGGCGGGGACCTGAACGTCGTGGTGCCCGTGCAGACCCGCGACGAGCTGGGCTACATGGCCTACACCTTCAACAACGCCACCAGCCAGCTGCGCGTGAACGAGGAGAAGAACGTCGCCGAACGTGACGAGGCCGCCAAACTGCAGAACAACATCGGCTCGTTCCTGGACGTCACCATGGACATCGCGGGCGGCGACCTGACCCGCCGTGGCGTCGTCACCGACGACGTGCTGGGCAACGTCGTGGACTCCATCAACCTGATGGTCGACGAGCTGGGGCAGGTGCTCGGGGAAGTGCAGAAGGCCTCCATGTCCGTGACGGACGCCAGCCGCGACATGCTCTCCACCACCGACCAGATCGTGAAGGGCGCCGACACCACCACCCAGGAAACCCGCCGCGTGGCCGACCAGGTACGCGCCGTGACCGACGGCTTCCGCGAGATGGCCGAGGCCGCCCAGCAGAGCGCCGAATCCGCCCGGCAGGCACTGGAAGCGTCCCAGCAGGGTCGCGAGGCCGTGCTCGGGACGCTGGACGGCATGCAGAACATCCGCCGCGAGGTGCAGGGCGTCGCCCGGCGCATCAAGACCCTCGGGGAACGCTCGCTGGAAATTCAGGAAATCGTCGACACCATCTCCCGCCTGTCCAGCCAGACCAACCTGCTGGCACTGAACGCCTCCATCGAGGCGGCCGGTGCAGGGGCCGCCGGCAGCCGCTTCGCGATCGTCGCAGACGAAGTGCGTAAGCTGGCAGACTCCTCGGCGCAGGCGACCGCGCGCATCGCCAGCCTGATCCGCACGGTGCAGCTGGAAATCACGGAAGTGGTCACCAGCGTGGAAGACAACACCCGCGAGGTGGAACAGGGGTACCGCGTCGCCGCCGTCGCCGGGGAACGCATCGAGCAGCTGGGTAAACTGGCCGCCGAGTCCGCGCAGTTCGCCGAGCGCATCAACACGGCCACCACCGAACAGGTGCGCAGCGTCGAACAGGTGAGCGAGGCCGTCCAGCAGATCGGACAGGTCGCCGAGAGCTCCAACGAGAGCGTCGAGCAGGGCCGCGCCGCCGCCCGCCGCCTGCAGCACCTCGCGCAGAACCTGCTGCAGAGCCTCTCGCGCTTCAAGATTCCCAGCTGA
- a CDS encoding chemotaxis protein CheW: MPDALLVRVQDTRLALPLSGEQTIAEVGPLAPLPHGEPLLRGLTTLQGRAVPLLDLAPLLGHPATTARLMVLTSLEGERVALLVDEVYGVSSVPTPPPGSSLLLDVPGGPLLNPAALARDLRDHLG, from the coding sequence ATGCCCGACGCGCTGCTCGTCCGCGTGCAGGACACCCGCCTGGCGCTGCCCCTCTCGGGCGAGCAGACCATCGCGGAGGTCGGCCCCCTCGCCCCCCTCCCGCACGGCGAACCGCTGCTGCGCGGCCTGACCACCCTGCAGGGCCGCGCCGTGCCGCTGCTGGACCTCGCGCCCCTGCTCGGCCACCCGGCCACCACCGCACGTCTGATGGTCCTGACCAGCCTGGAAGGCGAACGCGTCGCGCTGCTCGTCGACGAGGTGTACGGCGTCAGCAGCGTCCCCACCCCACCCCCCGGCTCGTCCCTGCTGCTCGACGTGCCCGGCGGCCCCCTCCTGAACCCGGCCGCCCTGGCCCGCGACCTGCGCGACCACCTCGGCTGA
- a CDS encoding PleD family two-component system response regulator has translation MARILIVDDSPADLKFMEAALKGTPHSVTALNDPAQVEAVADQLRPDLLLVDVVMPGRNGYEVVRGLRRQPGMEALKVVFVSSKGNETDVKWGLRQGADDYIVKPYTPEQVLGVVSRLIG, from the coding sequence ATGGCCCGAATCCTGATCGTTGACGACTCCCCCGCCGACCTGAAATTCATGGAAGCCGCCCTGAAAGGCACCCCCCACAGCGTCACCGCGCTGAACGACCCCGCCCAGGTGGAAGCCGTCGCCGACCAGCTGCGCCCCGACCTGCTGCTCGTGGACGTCGTCATGCCCGGCCGCAACGGCTACGAGGTCGTGCGCGGCCTGCGCCGCCAGCCCGGCATGGAAGCCCTGAAGGTCGTGTTCGTGTCCAGCAAGGGCAACGAGACCGACGTGAAATGGGGCCTGCGCCAGGGCGCCGACGACTACATCGTCAAACCCTACACCCCCGAACAGGTGCTCGGCGTCGTCAGCCGACTGATCGGCTGA
- a CDS encoding MHYT domain-containing protein, with the protein MEHEMLHHNWMGSYILLSYVIAVAASYMSLELAGRAGRVFTSAASRFWLIAQALVLGYGIWAMHFVGMMAFQVNAATSLNYPITVLSGLIAVAFVYPALLVLHSGAFNLRRLGIAGAIAGAGIVAMHYSGMAAYRMPGTELQINFFALIASVVIAVGASMAALFLFHQLTSDWAKRQTKTQLNLVKAGAAAVMGVAITGMHYTGMAALQYKVVDEMKVGIAADGIDTTLLALVIGVVSFLLLGLALTSVLMDAGRGGDLDDLDFGSAAD; encoded by the coding sequence ATGGAACATGAGATGCTGCACCACAACTGGATGGGTTCATACATCCTCCTCTCGTACGTGATCGCCGTCGCCGCGTCCTACATGTCCCTGGAGCTCGCCGGACGCGCCGGACGCGTCTTCACCAGCGCCGCCAGCCGCTTCTGGCTGATCGCGCAGGCCCTGGTGCTCGGCTACGGCATCTGGGCCATGCACTTCGTTGGCATGATGGCCTTCCAGGTGAACGCCGCCACCAGCCTGAACTACCCCATCACGGTCCTCTCGGGCCTGATCGCCGTGGCCTTCGTGTACCCCGCGCTGCTCGTGCTGCACAGCGGCGCGTTCAACCTGCGCCGACTGGGCATCGCGGGCGCCATCGCGGGCGCCGGGATCGTCGCCATGCACTACAGCGGCATGGCCGCCTACCGCATGCCCGGCACCGAACTGCAGATCAACTTCTTCGCGCTGATCGCCTCGGTCGTCATCGCCGTGGGCGCCAGCATGGCCGCCCTGTTCCTGTTCCACCAGCTCACCAGCGACTGGGCCAAACGCCAGACCAAGACGCAGCTGAACCTCGTCAAGGCCGGCGCCGCCGCCGTCATGGGCGTCGCCATCACCGGCATGCACTACACCGGCATGGCTGCCCTGCAGTACAAGGTCGTGGACGAGATGAAAGTCGGCATTGCCGCCGACGGCATCGACACCACCCTGCTCGCCCTGGTGATCGGCGTCGTGTCCTTCCTGCTGCTGGGCCTGGCCCTCACCAGCGTGCTCATGGACGCCGGACGCGGCGGTGACCTCGACGACCTCGACTTCGGCAGCGCCGCAGACTGA